Genomic window (Candidatus Poribacteria bacterium):
AGGCCTACAGGCTAAACCCGTTTCGGGGTTGGGCGGCAGTCGCACGGGAAATGGGTTGGGATCACGCATCTCACGGAGTGGAAAATCAAGTCGCGGCTTTCTGGGGCGGACCGGAGGACAACCGCCGTCCGATATTGAAGGACTGACACTACCCGATCTCGCATTGACCAAGGTCGGTAAGCATATTATCGCCAACCGCGGCACCGATCTTGTTGACATCGTTTTTGTGATTGATGGGAGTGGCAGTATGAAAAACGATGTTGCCGCAGTTCGTGAACATCTCAGCACGATGACAGATCTCTTTGACAACGCGGATATAGACTTCACTATAGGCATTGTCACTTTCCGAGCGGGGACAGGGTACGGTCTCCTTGGATTGGACTTTGAGGTAATTCCACAAACGCGTTCGGTAACCCAGATTAAGAAGGTGTTATCACAATTGAAATTCCGGGGCGATGAAAACGGGCTGGACGCGCTCATCCGCGCTGCTGATGAATTGAGTTTCCGGCGTGATGCTGAAGTCCATTTCATTTTTGTCACAGATGAGTATGTAAGCGGCGCATACTCCTCAATAGATGTGATGATGAAGATGAAAACTGCCAAAATCAAGGTAGATGTTATCGGCCGGGATGAACCGTTCCAAAAATTCATAGCAAAAAGTACCGGTGGCTTATGGCTGCCAATTTCAAGCCTCGCTATCCAGTAGAACGACGGGAGAGCCTCGATCGGAAGGTCGTCGCTACATGCAATGGGTAAAGGGAATAAACACTACGCCCTCGGCTTGACATTCCTTTTTCTCGCAGTCGGTGCGTTTACCGCAAGCCACCATGAGATGTGGCGCGATGAAATCCAAGCGTGGCTTCTCGCACGGGACAGCACCTCGGTTTTTAACCTCTTCGCGAATCTCAAATATGAGGGACATCCGGGTTTATGGCACCTCTGCCTCATGCCACTCAGCCGTATAACCCACTCACCTGTTATTATGCAGATGTTCCATCTCCTGATTACGGGGGTTACCGTCTACCTTTTCGTTCGCTACTCTCCTTTCAACTGGTTCCAGAAACTTCTCTTCTGTTTCGGATATTTTGTTCTCTATGAATACGCTATTGTCGCGCGAAACTACGCCCTTGGGCTTCTGCTGATAACCGTCTTTTGTGTGCTTTTCAGAGAACGTTACAAACGTTTCATTTGGGTCGGTTGTGTGCTGTTTCTGCTTGCACATACGAGTGTTCATGCGTTGATCATCGCCATAGCGATTGGAGTTGTGCTCTGTTGTGAATATGTCTTTGGTAGCCGGTTTCTTAAACCACTTGATCAAGAAATTGAGGCTATTGAAGATAAAAGACCTATCTGGATCGGGTTCGCGCTTATCGGTATCGGTATTACGACAGCGGTTTTACAACTCAATCCACCACCAGATACAGGTTTTGCTGTTGCGTGGAACTTTAACTATGAAGTGAAACGTGTGAACGATATTATCAAATTAATTTCCCGCGCGTATCTCCCCGTCACGAAACCCGGACTCGGTTTTTGGGGTTCAAACATCCTAACAACCTATTCCTTCTTCCAAACGATTCAAGTTCCGCTCTGCTATTTTCTAATGCTTTTCAGTGTGCTGTTGTTTGTCAAACGACCCACTGCTTTGCTTATCTATGCTATCTCAACGTTTGGGCTTTTGGCGTTCTTCTACATCAAGTATCAAGGCAGTATCCGGCATCACGGCTTCCTGTTCCTTGTGTTTCTGATGTGCTGTTGGATTTATCGAGACGCTCCAGCAATAAATCTTGGTAAGACTGAGCAACAAGCTGGGGATTCTATAGCGAACCGGGTTTTGAATGTGGCAGGAACAGTGATTGTGACGGTGCTGCTTATCTGCCATGCGATAGGTGGTATCACAGCTGTCTGGATGGAGCATCGCCATATTTTCTCTTACGGCAAGTTGACAGCCGAATATATCAAGGCACAAGGCATGCCAGATTTGGCGATGGTTGGCGACAAGGATTCCGCTGTAAGTACTGTGGTCGGATATTTAGAGAAACCACGGCAGATTTACTACCCACGTGGAAACCGACTCGGCTCTTTTATCAGATGGAATAATGCACGCGCCTCGGTATCGAAGACGCGCGTCATTGAAGAAGCACTAAAGTTGAGCAATCAGAATACTCAAGATGTGCTAATTATCTTGAATCACGCTTTAAGTGCCAAACTGCGTGAACAGTACAATCTCACGTTCTTAGTCAAATTTACAGGTTCAACCGTTAGAGACGAAGGTTTCCACCTCTATTTGATGCCCGCACTGTGACACAGCCGCTTTGGCTGTGGTCTTAACTTCAAAAGATGAGACTTTCAAACCATAGGACACAATGTAGACAATGGACAAAAAAGATAAACACTACGCCCTCGGCTTGACATTCCTTTTTCTCGCAGTCGGTGCGTTTACCGCAAGCCACCATGAGATGTGGCGCGATGAAATCCAAGCGTGGCTTCTCGCACGGGACAGCACCTCGGTTTTTAACCTCTTCGCGAATCTCAAATATGAGGGACATCCGGGTTTATGGCACCTCTGCCTCATGCCACTCAGCCGTATCACGGATTCCCCCGTCATCATGCAGATGTTCCATCTCCTGATTACGGGTGTCACCGTCTACCTTTTCGTTCGCTACTCTCCTTTCAATTGGTTCCAGAAACTTCTCTTCTGTTTTGGCTACCTCGTTCTCTATGAATACGCTATTGTCGCGCGAAATTACGCCCTTGGACTTCTACTAATAACTGTCTTTTGTGTCCTGTTCAAGGAACGTTACAAACGCTTTATCTGGGTCGGTTGTGTGCTGTTTCTGCTTGCACATACGAGCGTTCATGCGTTGATCGTCACCATAGCGATAGGCATCGCGCTCTGTTGCGAATATGTCTTTAGTGGTCGGGTTCTTAAACCTCTCAACCAAGAAATTGAAACTATAGAGAATAAAAGACCCATCTGGATCGGGTTCGCACTTATCGCGGTCGGTATTATGACAGCAGTTCTGCAACTCAACCCACCGTCAGATACAGGTTTCGCCGTTGCTTGGAACTTTAACTTTGAAATGAAACGCGTAAACGATATTGTTAAACTGATCTCCCGTGCCTACCTTCCAGTGACGAGACCCGTACTCGGTTTTTGGGGTTCAAACGTCCTAACAACCTACCCTTTCTTCCAAGCGATTCAAGTGCCACTCTGCTATTTCCTGATGCTTTTCAGTGTGCTGTTGTTTCTCAAACGACCGACTGCCCTACTTACCTATCTCATCTCAACGTTTGGGCTTTTGGCATTCTTCTACATCAAATATCAAGGCAGTATCCGGCATCACGGCTTTCTGTTCCTTGCGTTTCTGATGTGCTGTTGGATTTACCGAGACTGTCCAGCGATAAATCTTAGTAAGGCTGCGCAACAAGATGAGGATTCTATAGCGAACCGGGTTTTGAATGTGGCGGGAACAGTGATTGTGACGGTGCTGCTTATCTGCCATGCAATAGGTGGTATTACAGCTGTCCGAATGGAGCACCGCTATATTTTCTCCTACGGCAAACTGACAGCCGAATATATCAAGTCACAAGGCATGCAAGACCATCCGATAGTTGGCGATGTTGATTTTGCTGTTAGCACTGTCGTCGGCTACCTACCGAAACGACAGGTTTACTATCCGCGTGGAAGCCGACTCGGCTCTTTTGTCAGATGGGACGCGGCGCGCAACCACGATGCTTCCGATGAACTCGTCATTGAAGAAGCGGAAAAGCTGGGTGCTCAATCTGCTCAAGAGGTGCTGATTATCCTGAACCGCGCTTTAGGTGCCGAACTGCGTGAACAGCACAAGCTCACGTTTTTAGTCAAATTTACAGGTTCAACCGTTGGCGACGAAGGTTTCCATCTCTATCTGATGTCCGCACCCTGACACAACCACTCCTCTGTAGGATTGACTTCTTGATCATGATTTTTCCCTCTTCCCTGCTGCCTATACACTGAGAACCCTTGTAGCATAGACTGTTAGTCGGTGCGTGTATGGAGTGTAAACTAAAAGCGGACGCTACAAAAGAGAAAACTAAATGATCCTGCCCCGCAAATACTTTTTTCTTGACAGAATTTGTAATAAGTGTTACCATATTGAAGGTTGTTTTCGTCGGAAATATGTCAGAAATGGAGCAGTTCTTGATACATGCCAAAACGGAAAAGAAAGCCCAAGGACACACCCGCTTCAGATGTAAGCGGAGAAGATATTGTCGTATTGCGTGAGACCGCACCTTTGCAACTCCGCTATTACGGCGACCCGGTCCTTCGTAAAAGAGCCGAACCTGTTGCAGAGATCACGGAGGCAGAACGTCAACTTGCTGAACAGATGTTGGAGACGCTGTATGCTACAGGCAATGGCATTGGACTCGCTGCAACACAGGTCGGTGTTTTGAAGCGGGTCATCATTGTTGATATCGGCGAAGAGGACGATGAAGAATATGAACCCTTAGTGTTATTTAACCCTGAACTTCTGAGTTCTGATGGAGAAATCGTCGCCGAAGAGGGCTGCCTGAGTATTCCTGATGTTACGGCTGATGTAAAACGTCCGGAGAGCATTGTTGTTGAAGGCGTTAACCTCCAGCGTGAAGCCATCCGCGTTGAAGCCGATGGCTTATTGGCGCGTGTGCTGCAACATGAAATAGATCATCTTAACGGTGTGCTCTTTATTGACCGGATTAGCGGATTGAAACGTCGGTTGCTAAGCGAGGAATTGACGAGAGTCCAACAAGCTGAAAAACCTTATTAATATCGGAAATCTGTAGCCTGTGCTACGGGCGAGGCAGTTGTTTATGTCAAAACAAGCACTTGAACCTATCTTACAAACAAAACTAAGCCAGCTCTATGAATGCTTGCACGCTTATGAGAAAGTCATCGTCGCTTTTTCCGGTGGTGTTGATAGCACATTTCTTGCCGAGGCAGCGCAACACGCATTGGGTGATAACGCGCTTGCTGTCACTGCCATCTCTGA
Coding sequences:
- a CDS encoding VWA domain-containing protein; the protein is MKVLLKKNIPNALLISIGLHILLILLLGALYRQKPNWQIKPVTEFDIVKIRLRSSIRPLKRMTRLPIQTSTAPENLQQIETVEVQPPTLQTSAAPVPHQEATIELQTPELAALSRSGDSAYGKGLQAKPVSGLGGSRTGNGLGSRISRSGKSSRGFLGRTGGQPPSDIEGLTLPDLALTKVGKHIIANRGTDLVDIVFVIDGSGSMKNDVAAVREHLSTMTDLFDNADIDFTIGIVTFRAGTGYGLLGLDFEVIPQTRSVTQIKKVLSQLKFRGDENGLDALIRAADELSFRRDAEVHFIFVTDEYVSGAYSSIDVMMKMKTAKIKVDVIGRDEPFQKFIAKSTGGLWLPISSLAIQ
- the def gene encoding peptide deformylase, coding for MPKRKRKPKDTPASDVSGEDIVVLRETAPLQLRYYGDPVLRKRAEPVAEITEAERQLAEQMLETLYATGNGIGLAATQVGVLKRVIIVDIGEEDDEEYEPLVLFNPELLSSDGEIVAEEGCLSIPDVTADVKRPESIVVEGVNLQREAIRVEADGLLARVLQHEIDHLNGVLFIDRISGLKRRLLSEELTRVQQAEKPY